One region of Caldanaerovirga acetigignens genomic DNA includes:
- a CDS encoding TIGR00282 family metallophosphoesterase — protein sequence MNIMFIGDVVGRPGRKIIKEVLPELKCKYSVDFVIANAENAAGGNGITKKIAEELFSYGIDFLTMGNHVWDNKEIFDFIEEELRMVRPANYPPGTPGRGSQIIELDGTVKIGILNISGRVFMPDLDCPFRTADRELEKLKKLTNIIVVDFHAEATSEKQALGWYLDGRVSLVAGTHTHVQTADERILPKGTAYITDVGMTGAYDGILGIEREPVIRKFLTQMPTRFEVAKGTSQLNAIVVEIDVETGLAMKIQRLIIK from the coding sequence TTGAACATAATGTTTATTGGAGATGTAGTAGGAAGACCCGGTCGAAAGATAATAAAAGAAGTTTTGCCTGAATTAAAATGTAAATACAGTGTCGATTTTGTGATTGCTAACGCCGAGAATGCCGCCGGAGGCAATGGTATAACGAAAAAGATAGCAGAAGAACTCTTTTCTTATGGCATTGATTTTCTAACCATGGGCAATCATGTATGGGACAATAAAGAAATTTTCGATTTTATAGAAGAAGAATTGAGAATGGTGCGTCCGGCCAACTATCCTCCGGGAACTCCAGGAAGGGGTTCGCAAATAATAGAATTAGATGGAACTGTAAAAATAGGGATTTTAAATATATCGGGTCGAGTTTTCATGCCAGATCTGGATTGCCCTTTCAGAACGGCCGACAGAGAACTTGAAAAGCTAAAAAAGCTCACCAATATCATTGTAGTCGACTTTCACGCGGAAGCCACTTCGGAAAAGCAGGCGCTCGGCTGGTATTTGGACGGCAGGGTTTCGTTAGTAGCTGGAACTCATACTCATGTTCAGACTGCTGACGAGCGGATACTTCCCAAAGGAACAGCTTATATTACTGATGTGGGAATGACAGGGGCTTACGATGGTATTCTAGGCATCGAAAGAGAGCCTGTTATAAGGAAATTCTTAACTCAAATGCCGACAAGATTTGAGGTAGCAAAAGGGACTTCTCAGCTTAATGCTATTGTCGTAGAAATTGATGTAGAAACTGGTCTTGCAATGAAAATACAAAGATTAATTATTAAATAA
- a CDS encoding stage V sporulation protein S, translating to MEVLKVSTKSNPNAVAGAIAGVIRENGKAEIQTIGAGALNQAVKAIAIARGFVAPSGIDLICIPAFTDIEIDGQQRTAIKLIVEPR from the coding sequence ATGGAAGTATTGAAAGTTTCAACAAAGTCCAATCCCAATGCGGTAGCTGGAGCCATCGCCGGTGTGATTAGAGAAAACGGCAAAGCAGAAATTCAAACAATTGGTGCCGGAGCTTTAAATCAAGCAGTAAAAGCAATAGCCATTGCTAGAGGGTTTGTAGCCCCAAGCGGAATCGACTTAATATGTATACCGGCTTTTACTGATATTGAAATAGATGGTCAGCAAAGGACTGCTATCAAGCTTATCGTTGAACCCCGATGA
- a CDS encoding PHP domain-containing protein, which translates to MRVDLHIHTTYSDGTLTPEQAVDKAFSLKLRAIAITDHDTIEGIEPALNRAKEYSSFEVIPGIEINSFYLEEEVHILGYYINWKSSILKLTLRALQEERIERIKRIIEKLKNLGIEIDFENIIAKASGASIGRPHVAMALVEKKVVSSIEEAFEFYLDKGKPAYVPREKITPYYAVDIVKKSGGIPVLAHPGKVKNQSIVKSLINYGIQGIEVYHKDHDEEKVQYYKSIAAKYSLLMTGGSDCHGKPLIMGSQPVPYEYVLQLKQLKKHI; encoded by the coding sequence ATGCGAGTCGATCTTCACATCCACACCACATATTCCGATGGAACTTTGACACCTGAACAAGCAGTTGATAAGGCATTTTCGTTGAAATTGCGGGCAATAGCCATTACCGACCACGATACCATAGAAGGAATAGAACCTGCCTTAAATAGAGCCAAAGAATATTCATCTTTCGAAGTAATTCCGGGAATCGAAATAAACTCATTTTATTTAGAAGAAGAAGTACATATTTTGGGATATTACATCAACTGGAAAAGCAGTATTTTGAAATTGACGCTAAGGGCATTGCAAGAGGAGCGCATAGAACGCATTAAGAGGATAATTGAAAAACTAAAAAATTTGGGCATTGAAATAGACTTTGAAAATATAATCGCAAAAGCATCTGGTGCATCCATTGGGAGGCCTCATGTAGCTATGGCCCTTGTGGAAAAAAAAGTTGTATCTTCTATAGAAGAAGCCTTCGAGTTTTATTTGGATAAGGGAAAACCAGCATACGTGCCTAGAGAAAAAATAACGCCTTACTATGCCGTGGACATAGTAAAAAAAAGTGGAGGAATTCCTGTCCTAGCCCATCCAGGAAAGGTAAAAAATCAAAGTATAGTTAAATCTTTAATAAATTATGGTATTCAAGGAATCGAGGTTTACCACAAGGACCATGATGAGGAAAAAGTACAATACTACAAAAGCATTGCGGCGAAATACAGTTTACTGATGACCGGAGGGTCTGACTGTCACGGTAAACCTTTAATAATGGGAAGCCAACCCGTTCCTTATGAATATGTGCTTCAACTAAAACAACTAAAAAAGCATATTTAA
- a CDS encoding 4Fe-4S dicluster domain-containing protein, which translates to MTKGSARITIDERACKKCGICIAFCPKKVFSSDNDKPVVANPEACIRCMLCELRCPDFAIVVEGEDSNE; encoded by the coding sequence GTGACTAAAGGATCGGCTCGAATCACGATTGATGAAAGAGCCTGCAAGAAATGTGGAATTTGTATTGCTTTTTGCCCCAAAAAAGTATTTTCCTCAGACAACGACAAACCAGTTGTGGCAAATCCTGAAGCGTGCATAAGGTGTATGCTATGCGAATTGAGGTGTCCTGATTTTGCCATAGTCGTAGAAGGGGAGGATAGCAATGAGTAG